From one Lolium rigidum isolate FL_2022 chromosome 4, APGP_CSIRO_Lrig_0.1, whole genome shotgun sequence genomic stretch:
- the LOC124705328 gene encoding uncharacterized protein LOC124705328 produces MHTTMALGSKYIGTRMKWVNCEDQTYSGSAVQMYGKCNLPKLQIMICDLIRPAMVGTRDSSSRFQQQLAVVTAGARMPHHQFGFNGHVSPQHYAAMAHGVDSYDLAAGHLVQGGSTH; encoded by the exons ATGCACACTACAATGGCCTTGGGCAGTAAATATATCGGCACTCGCATGAAATGGGTCAACTGTGAAGACCAGACATACAGCGGATCTGCAGTTCAGATGTATGGCAAATGTAATCTTCCAAAATTGCAGATCATGATTTGTGACCTGATACG GCCAGCGATGGTGGGAACCAGGGACTCGTCTTCCAGAttccagcagcagctggcggtcGTGACGGCCGGTGCTCGGATGCCCCATCATCAG TTTGGATTCAATGGTCATGTCAGCCCGCAGCATTACGCTGCTATGGCACATGGGGTTGATTCCTACGACTTGGCGGCTGGTCATCTGGTACAAGGTGGATCCACTCACTAG